A window of Fusarium musae strain F31 chromosome 1, whole genome shotgun sequence genomic DNA:
GTGAACCATTAACAATTGAGGATGACGTTTTAGCACTGGGTCCCCTACATAAGCGCCCAAGCCAGGATATCATGAACATTAATAACAGACTCAAGGTCACACAACCAAAACAACAGGTAGAAACAACCAATCTTCATGATTTCCCGACTAGCAATTAAATGATAGCAATTATATATGTCATGTATATCATCAATAACCCTGAATGTATAGCCAATACTCCTGTGATTCGCTTCGCTTGCTTCATCTAAAACCACTCTTCCTCttattcttcttcgccttcttcctATCTCCAAAGGTGCCCGATACAGGCTGGCTCATAGCAAACGATGGCCCAAAGAGTCCTTGACTCTGTGACGATGAAGGTATGCCTTGCTGGCTCGACATTGTCTGAGGTGTGGGAGCAACAGATATTGGTGGCAGCGCCATAGCCTCTTCTCTCCGAGGACGCATCGGCGAAGACATGGGGTTGCCCGCTGTAGTTCGCACAGAGGTCCTTATGGCCTTGGGGTCCCTTCCATCTCTCAGAAACGGTGGAAGTTTGTACTTGTCGTTCTGGGCCTTTCGCTTGCTTTCGATCCTTTGCAGTCGTGATCTTGCGTCGTCAAACTTCCTGTCGGTCGCAACGGCAACACTAGATATATAATCAGCTGTGCTGACACCACGCTCAGTGGGCCAATATGATAGCACGTTTGACGGTTTGGCGTTTTCCATCTTGTCCAATCTCAATGATGGCGCGAGGAGCTGGAGTCGTCTGATCGCTGCATCATCAGTGTTATTTGGTGTCGCACTGAGAGGCGATGAAGGAATTCCACCTTCTGATGACTGCGATGACTTGATTCGAACTACACTCGACTGAGTGGGCTGAGTTCGTCCACCCTCTTCCCGACTTGCTGGTCCTAGAAGAGGCACATCTTGTACCATGACTCCAGCTGTTGCCAGAAACATATCCTTAGCTAAGTCTGCGATCCATCCCCTTATTATTTCCTCCTCTTGCTGGGGTATTCTTCCCTCCAGCGGATCAAGCCAAAGATCAACGTATGTTTGGTTAAGATGCGACAGGCTGACGAGTTCCCGAATCCACTCTTGCGAGGTCTGTCTTCCGAGTTGCGTCACGACCGTTTGTCCATCATTGCCCGCAAACAAATCAAGCATATCGGGTTGTGTTTCGTGAAAACCATTTCGTAAATCCATTGGACCAAGCCCGTCGCCGATTTCTTTCCAAGTCTTTAGGGGCAGTCTCCCTTCAGCTACCCCCTCAGTGATATTCTCCTGAATAGCTGAGAGTAGAGCGGGGGGTATATCATGAGAACTGTCTGAAATAGCCAGCAAGTTCTGTTGAAGAGAACGGCACAAGCCATCCAAGTTCAAGCTTATGGGACCAAAAACAGCAGATGCTctgctcttcagcttgtcGAGGTCCTTGCATCGATTGTTAGGCTTTACCACATGCTTTATATTTTCATCTGCCATGCCTTCTGGAAGCACAAACGTGCTGCCCATATGTCTAATGAACTGTTTtcgtttcttcttccagcgCTGCGCTTCGTCGGACTTGTTACGTCCAACCCGCCCAGTAGGTAACGTAATCTGCATATTGCGATCTTTGATTGAGACACAGATGCAGTATTGCACACCCAAATTCTTGCTTAGGATGCTGCCTTGGTAGAATTGAACTCCTGCACGGTGATAATCGGCCCCAAGGCCAGACGAAGCATCCCCATCCCGCGTGAGCTTGACTGGGTGAATTTCGAGTGATTGAATATCACCACTGGCCGATTCGCCCTTTTGAGGAAGAGTGAGGGTGTCACGATGCCAATAAGGAAGGCCACTTGTCTTTGACTGCCCAAACCAGTAGGTTTGAAGTCGTCTGTGAGTCGGAGAAAAGACAAACACCATAGCAATTTCTTGCCCACCTTCTGAGGTAAGGCACGTTGTCATTCGCAATCCTTCTCTGTCCAATAAACGAGGGCAGGATATCAGAATAGTCGGGTTTGGCccttgctcctcctccagcgTGCTTTTCGCAAATAAGTCAATCCAGTAAATAGTGCGCATAGTCAAGACGAATATGTGATTCTGGTCGGCTGGACTGACTCTGATGTCAAGAATTGCATCAGGCTTGGACTTTGGACGAGCCAACAACGAGAGTCGAGGCAGAGCTATGTGCGACACGAGATCGATGACTTCATACTTCTCCCTGTTCCAAATCAGTAGATGACTGAATCGGCGTACAGATTCTCTAGAGTTATCAGAACTTTGTGAACCATCTTCCCAGAAACTGTCCACTTTGGCTGTGCCGACAAATAGAACCCCGTGCTTTTCAGCAGGATGCTCTGTCGTAGAGGGCAATTCATTCAACAACCCATCCGAGATATGCCCACATGAGTAAGGCAAAAGTCGTGTTTTCAGCTTGTTCCCCCCTAAGATGTCCCATATTGACCAATATCCGCATTcatcgatgatggcgatctGTGGTGGCAGGCCCTTGGAACTTGGATTGAAAGCGACATCCACCTGCGCGTTACCACCAGTCGACTTATGCGAGATGGTCAGGATCGGTTTAGGATCGATTCGCGACAGCCGTGGTTGATGAATGATGGGATCGGAAGCGGACGACTGAGCTACCGGAACCTTGTGATACTCTGGATGGAGTATCGTGGTCGAAGTTTGCTTTTGAACGATGAGCCAGCGGGTGGCATCATATCGGGTGAGACTGGTTGCGAATTTGACTTGAGAGATTGGCAGACCATCGCTGGCCCAAATGGCCTCTTCCTCGGGATCATCAG
This region includes:
- a CDS encoding hypothetical protein (EggNog:ENOG41), translated to MAETRRLTDLIHGHVGSLTYIPPENATAQPGAFHTSRVTAEAPHFKVVGSSAELYPPSKTPAPEISSNLWQERRVQKRWLLQAHPEAFMGNSALSELLQENMNRYSKVEGEVSDQPLLAIGQMTNVSDHSRIAGSPMLAAATGESGELLRLARIDQSKWKWGNDKRTTLQPSVIDPDDPEEEAIWASDGLPISQVKFATSLTRYDATRWLIVQKQTSTTILHPEYHKVPVAQSSASDPIIHQPRLSRIDPKPILTISHKSTGGNAQVDVAFNPSSKGLPPQIAIIDECGYWSIWDILGGNKLKTRLLPYSCGHISDGLLNELPSTTEHPAEKHGVLFVGTAKVDSFWEDGSQSSDNSRESVRRFSHLLIWNREKYEVIDLVSHIALPRLSLLARPKSKPDAILDIRVSPADQNHIFVLTMRTIYWIDLFAKSTLEEEQGPNPTILISCPRLLDREGLRMTTCLTSEGGQEIAMVFVFSPTHRRLQTYWFGQSKTSGLPYWHRDTLTLPQKGESASGDIQSLEIHPVKLTRDGDASSGLGADYHRAGVQFYQGSILSKNLGVQYCICVSIKDRNMQITLPTGRVGRNKSDEAQRWKKKRKQFIRHMGSTFVLPEGMADENIKHVVKPNNRCKDLDKLKSRASAVFGPISLNLDGLCRSLQQNLLAISDSSHDIPPALLSAIQENITEGVAEGRLPLKTWKEIGDGLGPMDLRNGFHETQPDMLDLFAGNDGQTVVTQLGRQTSQEWIRELVSLSHLNQTYVDLWLDPLEGRIPQQEEEIIRGWIADLAKDMFLATAGVMVQDVPLLGPASREEGGRTQPTQSSVVRIKSSQSSEGGIPSSPLSATPNNTDDAAIRRLQLLAPSLRLDKMENAKPSNVLSYWPTERGVSTADYISSVAVATDRKFDDARSRLQRIESKRKAQNDKYKLPPFLRDGRDPKAIRTSVRTTAGNPMSSPMRPRREEAMALPPISVAPTPQTMSSQQGIPSSSQSQGLFGPSFAMSQPVSGTFGDRKKAKKNKRKSGFR